From the genome of Acetomicrobium thermoterrenum DSM 13490:
GTTAAATACGTTTGGAAGGGTCACGAAGATCAATCCTGGGCCAGCTCCGGCATCCACTCCGAAGGCAAAGCAGGCCGGGAATATGACCAATCCAGACATCAGGGCTGATAGCGCCCCAAAAAATATGACATATACAGATTCCCCCGTCAAAGCTCTCTTTTTACTCAGATAACTTCCAAAGATCGTCATACTTCCTATGCCTAAGCTCAAAGAAAAGAAGGCCTGGCTCATGGCTGCATAAACCGCTTCCCAACTTAGTTTGGAAAAATCAGGTTTAAGGTAAAAGGCCAAGCCCTTTTCAGCGCCGGGCAAAGTAACGGAACGTATGATAAGGACGATTAGCAATAAAAATAATCCGGACATCAAAACTTTGCTGACTCGCTCAACTCCCGCCTGCAATCCTATTAAGCAAACGATAAAGCCGAGTATAACGGTCAAAGCCATCCAGAGGACCAATTGAGGAGTGTTGGATACAAAGGAGGCGAAAAAACCCTCGACTTCTTCGGGTGATAACATGGAAAGATGGCCGGCAGCAGTATGGTAAACATAGGCCAGGCCCCATCCTGCTACGGTCGTATAAAACATCATCAGGATCATGTTTCCCATTACACCCAGGTAGCCGTATATGTGCCATTTGGTGCCCGGAGGCTCAAGAGCGAGCATAGCGCCCGCCAAATTTCTTCGACTTGCCCTCCCCATGGCGTATTCGCACACCATAATGGGAAGCCCCATCACCATAAGAAAGAGAACATAAAAGAGTACGAAGACTGCCCCGCCGTAACGCCCTGTTATATAGGGAAATCGCCATACATTTCCCAATCCAACGGCACATCCTGCAGAGACCAAAATAAATCCCAACCTCGTGGCTAACTGTTCTCTTTCCTGCAAAGAAATCCACTCCTTATGAGATATTAGTACATGCAAGCGATAGTTTCCCAAAAAAACAAACCCCCTCAACGGTACCATCTTGGGGGTTTGTTTTGTGTTTGTACTATTGCCAAAACAACGCTCTGTTCCTTCCTAATGCAATGTTAAGCGCAACTTTCCGAACCCTTTATAGCCAAAGCAATCCTGTCGACAATCAGCCCTATCCCGAATCCAATTGTAGAAGCCATTAACCACCCAAATCCGTTACCCACGAGGGGAATCATGGAAACGATGTCACCCCAAACGGAGATTGTTACCCCCATAGCGGACAGTCCGTCATATAAGCTAACCAAGAGGGTTCCCGCAAGTGCAGTTACATATGCGTACCTGCAGGAATCATTAAATACGGGAGAAAGCAGGTTCATGAACATCAAGACTATGACGATGGGATAGACAACGACCAAGATGGGCACAGCAAATCTGATTATTCCGTCGACGCCGATCCCCGCAAAAAGCGCACTGAATATGGTAGAGAGAGTGACAACCTGAAGGTAGGTAACCCTATTTTTAGATAGATTGCTGAAAAATTCTCCGGTTGCAGCAGTCAAACCAACTGCGGTAGTCAAACAGGCAAGAGATACCGCTATGCCTAAAGCGGCTAAGCCGACATCCCCTGCGATCTCGGCGACAATGGTAACAAGCAAAGTCGTCCTTGGAATATCACTGGACATAAAGGAAACAGTAGCCCCTAAATACATCAATCCGCCATAGACGACAAACAAACCAGCTGCAGCGATAAGCCCTGAGATTGCCGTCATCTTAATAGAAGAAGTTCTTCCGTACCCCTTTGCACGGATGCTTTGGACTATTATGCCGGCGAATATAACTGCAGCAAGGGCATCCATCGTTTGGTAGCCTTCCACAAAACATGAAGAAAATGCCGAACTTTTTGCCACGTTCGGATCCAGCGGCGTGCTTATTGGATTAACGATACCTGCTATAATGATGAAAATCAAAAGGCCAAGCAAGCCCGGAGTTAAGACCCTTCCGATTATATCTATTACCGAGGATTGCTTCATCGAAAAATAATATGTCAGAGCAAAAAAGCCAATAATGGGTATGTAGGGGTTCATGTTTGGGAAAAAGGGTTTAACGGCAACTTCAAAAGTCGTGGCGCCCGTTCGAGGAATGGCAAGAAGCGGACCAATGCACAATACGACCAAAGATCCCAGGAGAATAGCAAAAAGTTTGCCACCCTTATCAGCAAACTTTTCAAAGGATCCATCATATTGAGACATGACCATGACTCCCAAAAGCGGCAATCCAATGCCAGTAATACCAAACCCCAACATAGCGGCAACCCATTTGGTGCCGAACAAAGACCCCAGATAGGGAGGGAATATCAAATTACCCGCACCAAAAAACATGGCGAACAGGGCAAAGCCGGTAACGATAACATCTCTTGTGTTAATTCTCTCCATTTTGGCAGACAGCCCCCTTCTCGCAACTTTGTTTAAATTTTCTCCAATAAAAGATGCAATAAAAGAATTGTATATATCTGCATACTGTGTCCAATATATCAAATATATATTCCAGGTGCAAGTGAATTTGATATTTTAGTTTTGCCTAATTATGTATTAGTAGTCATGAAGTTAAGCCCGGTATGCCGGGGTGCTCAGATACTTATCCCCTCGGTCAGGCGCTACCGTAACGACGATCGAATTATCCTTCAGTTCTTTCATTACCTCGTTAGCTGCCCATAAATTGGCACCGCTTGATATGCCTAAAAACAAGCCTTCTTTTTGAGCCAAATACCTTGTCATGTCGATCGCATCTTCGTCTGACACCTTAATTATTCGATCTACCAAAGAAAGGTCTAAATTTTTAGGTATAAATCCTGCGCCAATGCCCTGGATAGTATGCGATCCGGGCGCGCCGCCGCTTAACACCGGCGAACCGGCCGGTTCTACAGCGATAAGTTTCATATTGGGAAAGGCTTTCTTCAAACATCTTCCAACCCCCGTCAAGGTGCCACCGGTACCAACCCCTGCGACGAAGGCAGCGATATCGGACCCTTTAGCATCCAACAATATTTCAGGAGCAGTCGTCACCATATGGGCCCAAGGGTTCCCGGGGTTGGAAAACTGATCCAGCATGACGGCACCTGGGATTTCTTTTACAATTTGTTCCGCCCTTTTTATAGCGCCTCCCATGCCCTCCGAAGCCTGCGTCAACTCCAGTTTTGCTCCATAGGCAGCTAATATTTGTCTCCTCTCCATGGACATTGACTCAGGCATGACCAGTATAACGTTTATGTTCATTGTCGCTCCGAACATTGCCAGCGCAATGCCGGTGTTACCAGACGTTGGTTCCACTATAGTCGTGCCTTGTTTCAACTTGCCAGCCTGTTCGAAATATTTGAGCATGCCCCATACGGCTCTATCCTTTATCGAGCCACCTATGTTATTGCCTTCCAGTTTCGTCAATATATATCCTTTCTTAGAGGACAATTTGATCGATGGCGTCCTCCCTATTAACTGCCCAATCGCTACTTCATTCAACAACATATCAAGCGACCTCCCTTTCGTTTTTTTCGTTAAGCTGATTCCTCAAATTTACAACTTCTTCCTGTAAGATTCGCACGCTCTCCTCAAGCTGAGCCAGGCGCATCAAAAGCGAATGTTGTAAAGAGGGCTCCGAGGGCTTCAAATTTTCCCTCAGCCTAATTCCCCTATATTTGACAACCGTGGCAGGAACTCCGACGACTGTGCTGTCTTGTGGAATATCCCTCAACACCACGCTCCCGGCACCGACCTTCGCATTCCTGCCGACGACAATATTCCCCAATATCTTAGCGCCGGCTCCTATAAAAGCCCCCTCTTCCACTGTCGGATGGCGCTTTCCCTTCTCTTTTCCGGTTCCGCCCAGGGTCACGCCGTGGAACAAAGTAACATTGTCCTTTACAACGGCAGTTTCTCCAATGACCACGCCCATTCCGTGGTCTATGAACACCCCTCTGCCAATCTCTGCTCCAGGATGTATTTCAATTCCAGTCCACCAGCGCACTATTAAACCCAGAAACCTAGGCAAAATGGGAATGCGAAGTTTCGTATGTAGAAAGTGTATAAACCTATGGGCTAAAATGGCCTGAAAGCCGGGCGTGCACAAGATGATTTCAAGCGCACCCCTTAAACCGTCGGGTATGGCTGGATCTCTATCTTTTACTGCCTGATAATCTGACTTTATCGTTTGCCATATTTTTCTCACTTTTCATTCCTCCCTTTGTAATTAACTTTAAATATTAAGAGGGCTTTCGCTGTGGCGCGAAAGCCCTCTTAATATTTAAAAAAGTTTTATATTTTAA
Proteins encoded in this window:
- a CDS encoding sodium-dependent transporter, with product MGNYRLHVLISHKEWISLQEREQLATRLGFILVSAGCAVGLGNVWRFPYITGRYGGAVFVLFYVLFLMVMGLPIMVCEYAMGRASRRNLAGAMLALEPPGTKWHIYGYLGVMGNMILMMFYTTVAGWGLAYVYHTAAGHLSMLSPEEVEGFFASFVSNTPQLVLWMALTVILGFIVCLIGLQAGVERVSKVLMSGLFLLLIVLIIRSVTLPGAEKGLAFYLKPDFSKLSWEAVYAAMSQAFFSLSLGIGSMTIFGSYLSKKRALTGESVYVIFFGALSALMSGLVIFPACFAFGVDAGAGPGLIFVTLPNVFN
- the brnQ gene encoding branched-chain amino acid transport system II carrier protein, which encodes MERINTRDVIVTGFALFAMFFGAGNLIFPPYLGSLFGTKWVAAMLGFGITGIGLPLLGVMVMSQYDGSFEKFADKGGKLFAILLGSLVVLCIGPLLAIPRTGATTFEVAVKPFFPNMNPYIPIIGFFALTYYFSMKQSSVIDIIGRVLTPGLLGLLIFIIIAGIVNPISTPLDPNVAKSSAFSSCFVEGYQTMDALAAVIFAGIIVQSIRAKGYGRTSSIKMTAISGLIAAAGLFVVYGGLMYLGATVSFMSSDIPRTTLLVTIVAEIAGDVGLAALGIAVSLACLTTAVGLTAATGEFFSNLSKNRVTYLQVVTLSTIFSALFAGIGVDGIIRFAVPILVVVYPIVIVLMFMNLLSPVFNDSCRYAYVTALAGTLLVSLYDGLSAMGVTISVWGDIVSMIPLVGNGFGWLMASTIGFGIGLIVDRIALAIKGSESCA
- the cysK gene encoding cysteine synthase A, which produces MLLNEVAIGQLIGRTPSIKLSSKKGYILTKLEGNNIGGSIKDRAVWGMLKYFEQAGKLKQGTTIVEPTSGNTGIALAMFGATMNINVILVMPESMSMERRQILAAYGAKLELTQASEGMGGAIKRAEQIVKEIPGAVMLDQFSNPGNPWAHMVTTAPEILLDAKGSDIAAFVAGVGTGGTLTGVGRCLKKAFPNMKLIAVEPAGSPVLSGGAPGSHTIQGIGAGFIPKNLDLSLVDRIIKVSDEDAIDMTRYLAQKEGLFLGISSGANLWAANEVMKELKDNSIVVTVAPDRGDKYLSTPAYRA
- the cysE gene encoding serine O-acetyltransferase; the protein is MRKIWQTIKSDYQAVKDRDPAIPDGLRGALEIILCTPGFQAILAHRFIHFLHTKLRIPILPRFLGLIVRWWTGIEIHPGAEIGRGVFIDHGMGVVIGETAVVKDNVTLFHGVTLGGTGKEKGKRHPTVEEGAFIGAGAKILGNIVVGRNAKVGAGSVVLRDIPQDSTVVGVPATVVKYRGIRLRENLKPSEPSLQHSLLMRLAQLEESVRILQEEVVNLRNQLNEKNEREVA